In Alosa alosa isolate M-15738 ecotype Scorff River chromosome 23, AALO_Geno_1.1, whole genome shotgun sequence, a single window of DNA contains:
- the si:ch211-246m6.4 gene encoding basic helix-loop-helix transcription factor scleraxis encodes MGSQRPRHGPGSVLTHSWSTMKSAETDKGGPPLPLPLDGYHSDMDELDSGSESSDKSTGGGSGGGRGGCAGSPLGGPAGGRGEDGGLGAIGGSEGNGGGVAGRRRGSRRHAGISKQRQAANARERDRTHSVNTAFGALRTLIPTEPADRKLSKIETLRLASSYISHLANVLLLGEDCLDGQPCMKYQNVLQTGPGNANSSPSLRPICTFCLSNQRKLLRDGEKHTNV; translated from the exons ATGGGCAGTCAGCGTCCCCGCCATGGTCCGGGCTCAGTCCTCACACACTCCTGGAGCACCATGAAGTCCGCAGAGACAGACAAGGGCGGCCCGCCGCTACCGCTGCCGCTGGATGGCTACCACTCCGACATGGATGAACTGGACAGCGGGAGCGAGAGCTCAGACAAGTCGACAGGCGGGGGCAGTGGAGGGGGCCGGGGAGGCTGCGCTGGGAGTCCCCTGGGAGGCCCAGCTGGAGGAAGGGGTGAAGACGGAGGATTAGGGGCTATTGGTGGCAGTGAAGGAAATGGTGGTGGGGTGGCCGGACGCAGAAGGGGCAGCCGTCGGCATGCTGGGATCAGCAAGCAGCGTCAGGCGGCAAACGCGCGGGAACGGGACCGCACGCACAGCGTTAACACAGCCTTCGGGGCGCTGCGGACTCTCATCCCCACCGAGCCGGCCGACCGCAAGCTGTCCAAGATCGAGACGCTGCGTCTGGCCTCCAGCTACATCTCGCACCTGGCCAACGTACTCCTGCTCGGGGAGGACTGCCTAGACGGACAGCCATGTATGAAGTACCAGAACGTCCTGCAGACCGGACCGGGCAACGCCAACAGCAGCCCCAGCCTCAGGCCCATATGCACATTTTGCCTAAGCAACCAGAGGAAGCTG ctgagagatggagaaaagcaCACAAATGTCTGA